Part of the Polyodon spathula isolate WHYD16114869_AA chromosome 18, ASM1765450v1, whole genome shotgun sequence genome, ttttacagtatagTTAGGCTTAATAACTTATGTTTTATAATGATTCAGAACAGCATTAGAATATGTATTGTACCGGTATTTTTCTGGATGTACACAAGATGTGTAActgattaaaacaatatttattccagcccttcttcagctgtgttgaaagaaaagtaaaccGAGCGCAGTAACCCTGTTCTTTTCATTACACAAAACCCTTACCGTTTATATATTCAGTCAGCTTTTAATTCTCTTCAATCATTTTTCTGAGCCTTTAAAAGTATTAAGACAAAAAAGTCAAATGATGTCGTTTTGCAaaactatttattcatttatatttattcataCTTTTGGTTAGTATTAATGTAATGTTGGAAATGAACGTGTAGCTCACGTTGCTGTAACTAAACGGATGACTGGGACTGTGGGGAAAGTTACTGCCTGTGAAACATTCTCGGGTGTAAAAGTGATTTAATAAGAGAATGCACTTTCTGAAACGCTTGCACTGCCCCGGCTCGCTGTGCATTCCCCAAACCGCTCGGAGGAGTGAGACTGCCGAGTCAGTGTTGATCCGGGGCCAACATCACAAGAACTATACACCTGAAGTGATGCAGCCGTTTTGCTGTAGCTCTTTTATCTTGCCCGCAGATGTAATAATAAATATCtatttatatagcgcaattcatgtgCAATACagctcaaagtgctttacaagcagaataaaacacagaaacaaacaaaacaaatgtcattattaaaagcagaagtaacaacAAAACTCAAACTAATATTAAGataaagcaatattttaaaaatatgtttttaatcgagatttTAAAATAGCAGTTGAGGGTGAGTCTCTAATAAAAAACGGTATACCGTTCCAGAGAGTgcgggcattaaaacagaaagcaggctCTCCCATCCTTTCAGGATTCACCCTCGGAATACACAGGAGGCCAGCATCAGCAGAGCCAAGACTGCGTTCAGGGTGGTATGGAATTAGCATGCCATTCAAGTAGTCTGGAGCTAATCCATTCAATGCTTTACATACAAgtattaaaacttttaaatcaaTCCTATAACGCACAGGAAGCCGATGCAATGATGCCAGTACAGGAGTAATCAGAGCCCTTTTTTTGTGCTCATTCTCATTCTAGCAGCTGCAGGGTTGATAGAGCATGGCATGTAAGTCCAGAAAATAAAGAGTTACAGTAATCTAAtctagaaaaataaaagcatggacTAATTCTCAGCATCATCCAAGGACAGAAAAGGTCTAGCTTTAGCAGTATTCCTGAAATGACAGAGACTCTAGCAATATGTTTAATATGAGATTCAAAGCAAAGTTCAGTCTCAAAAGTAACCCCCACGTTTCTCAcctcagattttacatttgagtTTAACAAACTTAAATCAATGTTTGTCGACTCCATCTGTTGCTTAGAGTCTAAAAGCAGGACGTCTGTCTTATCCTGATTTAACTGTAAAAGATGTTGAGACATCCAGCTTTTAATAACAGCAAGACACTTGAATAAGACATTGGTGTTTCAAACTGCTTCAGTACAATTACAATATGCAATATACAAACCAAGCTTGCAAATTGTGTAGAAGGTTTTTGGTTTGTGATAATGGTgaaaacaaacttatttcattgtaaatgttAGTTAATTAAGCACTGGGCTGCCTTGTGATGGTTGATCTTGAGCATaaactagggttgccacctgtccctgTTTTCATTAAATGGTCCCGGTTTTGAGAAGGTGTCCCAGGATTGCAATGCCTTCCCGGGACACTAAATGCCAGTTAGATAAGTCAGGATACAATGCTAGTGCAACAGACTCACAGTATGAATTGTCTGTCAATCCTGTAGTGGTAATATTATTAATGTTGGATGAATATAGGATTTCTAAAGACAGTTTACACTTTAAACTGCACCCTTCAGTTCGGAGGTCCCAGTGTTGTGTGTCTCAGAGGTGGCAGCCCTACAGCATTAAGCAATGCTGGTACTAAGAGACTGCAGTCATGTGTGACAGCCCTTTGATTGCAATCCTGAGATGTTCACTTTCTGGGGTTGAAactgtttcatttaattaattgtattttacagtttgGGTACATATCTTAGGGACTTTGCGGTACACCAGCAACAATCAAAAACTTTATGTGTTTATCAGACCCACGCTATGAATAGCAAGGCCTGTTTTGAGCAAAAACAGCCTCGTTATGACTAATGGGGAAATTTTCTTACATATTTCCTTTGAAATCTACAAGTCTGATGTGACTTGGAAACTGAAAAtggtccacttgctgatagaacagtgctggagggtgatttttctactggtccacttgctgatagaacagtgctggagggcgatgtttctactggtccacttggtgatagaacagtgctggagggcGATGTTTCTACTGGcccacttgctgatagaacagtgctgtAGGGTGATGTTTCTACAggtccacttgctgatagaacagtgctggagggtgatgtttctactggtccacttgctgatagaacagtgctggagggtgatgtttctactggtcccacttgctgatagaacagtgctggagggtgatgtttctactggtccacttgctgatagaacagtgctggagggtgatgtttctactggtccacttgctgatagaacagtgctggagggtgatgtttctactggtccacttgctgatagaacagtgctggagggtgatgtttctactggtccacttgctgatagaacagtgctggagggtgatgtttctactggtccacttgctgatagaacagtgctggagggtgatgtttctactggtccacttgctgatagaacagtgctggagggtgatgtttctactggtccacttgctgatagaacagtgctggagggtgatgtttctactggtccacttgctgatagaacagtgctggagggtgatgtttctactggtccacttgctgatagaacagtgctggagggtgatgtttctactggtccacttgctgatagaacagtgctggagggtgatgtttctactggtccacttgctgatagaacagtgctggagggtgatgtttctactggtccacttgctgatagaacagtgctggagggtgatgtttctactggtccacttgctgatagaacagtgctggagggtgatgtttctactggtccacttgctgatagaacagtgctggagggtgatgtttctactggtccacttgctgatagaacagtgctggagggtgatgtttctactggtccacttgctgatagaacagtgctggagggtgatgtttctactggtccactGATGCTGATAGAACTTGCTGATAGAACAgctggagggtgatgtttctactggtccacttgctgatagaacagtgctggagggtgatgtttctactggtccacttgctgatagaacagtgctggagggtgatgtttctactggtccacttgctgatagaacagtgctggagggtgatgtttctactggtccacttgctgatagaacagtgctggagggtgatgtttctactggtccacttgctgatagaacagagctggagggtgatgtttctactggtccacttgctgatagaacagtgctggagggtgatgtttctactggtccacttgctgatagaacagtgctggagggtgatgtttctactggtccacttgctgatagaacagtgctggagggtgatgtttctactggtccacttgctgatagaacagtgctggagggtgatgtttctactggtccacttgctgatagaacagtgctggagggtgatgtttctactggtccacttgctgatagaacagtgctggagggtgatgtttctactggtccacttgctgatagaacagtgctggagggtgatgtttctactggtccacttgctgatagaacagtgctggagggtgatgtttctactggtccacttgctgatagaacagtgctggagggtgatgtttctactggtccacttgctgatagaacagtgctggagggtgatgtttctactggtccacttgctgatagaacagtgctggagggtgatgtttctactggcccacttgctgatagaacagtgctggagggtgatgtttctactggtccacttgctgatagaacagtgctggagggtgatgtttctactggcccacttgctgatagaacagtgctggagggcgatgtttctactggtccacttgctgatagaacagtgctATAGGGTGATCTTTCTAGTTTTTTTGTGTGGATTTGCTGCTAGCCACAGGTCGAGCAATGGATGATTCAtcataatgacacacacacatgcaggacAGTGAACATGCAATCAAACAGGTCATTTCCACATTCCAGAGCTGTCCTTTTCATGATTTTTGCTGAATGAAACAGCACAGGGCTAGGTGGTACAGTGAGTTATTCCACTGACCCCCAAAGTCCCAAAGTGAGGCAATGAGACTTATCtgctcccttcctccctccctcaccctctaagagaaagggtgatccaccagtccagggcaggcttgaggcaatGAGACTGatctgctccctccctcaccccctaagagaaagggtgctcccccagtccagggcaggcttgaggcaatGAGGCTGatctgctccctccctcaccccctaagagaaagggtgctcccccagtccagggcaggcttgaggcaatGAGACTGatctgctccctccctcaccccctaagagaaagggtgctcccccagtccagggcaggcttgaggcaatGAGGCTGatctgctccctccctcaccccctaagagaaagggtgctcccccagtccagggcaggcttgagagaCAGACCTGCAATCACAATACAAAACTCAAAACccagtggaaaaataaataaataaataaataaataaagagcccGATGTGAATATCCTGAAGagtgtaaaactgaaacaaaCCTCGAGGGTGTGTTTCCCAGTCTGGTCCAGTTCACTGCGGTACAGCATGGTGTTCAAGCAATGCCTATAAACAAATCAATGCCACGCTTGTGCAGTCTGACACAGGGATGGTAAGGGTTGGTAAACACACACAATCGAAAGATCCCATTCTCTATTCCTTCAGGAATACAGTACCCCACAATAGAAAGATCCCATTCTCTATTCCGTATACTGTACCCCACAATAGAAAGATCCCATTCTCTATTCCTTCAGGAATACAGTACCCCACAATAGAAAGATCCCATTCTCTATTCCTTCAGGAATACAGTACCCCACAATAGAAAGATCCCATTCTCTATTCCTTCAGGAATACAGTACCCCACAATAGAAAGATCCCATTCTCTATTCCTTCAGGAATACAGTACCCCACAATAGAAAGATCCCATTCTCTATTCCTTCAGGAATACAGTACCCCACAATAGAAAGATCCCATTCTCTATTCATTCAGGAATACAGTACCCCACAATAGAAAGATCCCATTCTCTATTCCTTCAGGAATACAGTACCCCACAATAGAAAGATCCCATTCTCTATTCCTTCAGGAATACAGTACCCCACAATAGAAAGATCCCATTCTCTATTCCTTCAGGAATACAGTACCCCACAATAGAAAGATCCCATTCTCTATTCCTTCAGGAATACAGTAGCCCACAATAGAAAGATCACATTCTCTATTCCTTCAGGAATACAGTACCTCACAATAGAAAGATCCCATTCTCTATTCCTTCAGGAGTACAGTACCCCACAATAGAAAGATCCCATTCTCTATTGCTTCAGGAATACAATACCCCACAATAGACAGATCACATTCTCTATGGGTTTATTCCTTCAGGAATACAGTATCTCACAATAGAAAGATGCCATTCTCTATGGGTTTATTCCTACAGGAATACAGTACCCCACCCAAAGCTTCACCGCACGGctgctttttctttctgtttttttaaacaagttctgAAACACAGTTTGGAGCTTTCCTGGTTTTAAAGTCCTGCTGGTTtaccttaaaaataaatcaatgaagtGCTGCTTACACTCTGAATCTGAGTGCCCCTGATTCAGGTTGCTGTCGCTGTGCTGACAATGGGACCCTTAGTGACGTTTGTTTATCCACTCTAACAGGTTTTCGGAATCCCAATGAAGGTGAATGGCTGAGAGATTCAACTTGCCATAGAATTACTATTAATAGCATCTATGCCTCTGTACATTGAGCGGCAACATCTGCTTTAATATAACTTCCTctaggtggcagcatcattcaTGAAAAGTAGCAAAACAGCAGCACAGTAGTGCAAGTTACCACAATGTGATCTTCAGAGCACATTACTGTGCACTGGACTGTTACAGTAATACTATATACAGCAATACTTATATTACCAGGAGACACCAGTAGCATTGAGTTTTTGaattttaaatcactttatttATTCATCATCACTCTTTTTGTAGTGCTTTGTATTAGTAAAGATTGGTAAAGTATTGGTACAGAGCACgagaaggagctgcctcttccttccAGACTGTTGTAATCAAATCTTTCTTTGCTTTCGTTACAGACACCAGAAATCCACTTGACGGGCAAAGGAAGTGAGTAGATACAAATTCACTCAGAATGTACACATAGAGTATAGATATGACTGGCAGGGAGAACTCTTGCAGACCTTACTATTATCcaacaaacatatttaatattgtgACTTGGCTGTCAGACTAAACAACcaatattgcattgcattgcaagtCTTTCTAGAATGTAAACTAGGGAAGCTGTGTGAAAGAACTGAAATACACTGCACAGCTGTATGTCTCATTTAACAAAGGGATAAGAATTGCTTGACTAATTCAGCGTGCTTTGTCTTGCATAACTGCCACTCTCTAAGCAGAGATGTGGTTATTATAACACACAACTGACTCCCCGGCTCTGTTCCAGATTACAGACCCTCCCCTCAACCCCTGGAGTTTACAGCATATATAAAAGCGGATGAGAAAGTGTTCAGTCTTCACAACAAGACCGTGCTGGAGTTCCACTGCAAGGGTCCATACTTCCTGAGCCTCAAGCTTCACTCAAGCTTGAAGAGATTAGACTCCAGCGCCACACTGACAATGCACAACAAGAACGAGATCCTGCTGTCCTTCCCAGTGACCAACAAGACCGAGGACAGCCTGAAAGAGCTCTTCCAGTTCGAAGCTGGAGATCGGGTTCATTTCAACCTGACAAAAAGCGCAGGGGGAGAGAACCTGCTCCCCATTCTGAGGGAGCTGTATGTGGACTTCGTTTACCTGTGGGGGAGGGGCTACTGCCCTAATAAACCAGGAGACGGATAAACCAACTGATCTTCATTCAAAACCTTCCTACCCAACCCTCACCCTCCAGAAACACACaggtgtgtctgtatgtctgcgGGCAGTGGGCAGAGAGACTGCTGTGTTACACGTATATATCCACTAGGGTACAGACTGATGAGCCTGCAAGAACAAGTGTCAGAAATAAGAAAGAAACAAGACAAGAGCAGGGGAGCCGTGCAGAGCCGTCTGTCTGAAGACGCTGGCTTCAGTTGGGATTTCTGTGCATCCCTGGGCTCAGAATAGCTAAACGATCCTGAGCGAGGCTCATGCTCCTGACTGGTGGAcctctgttctgtgttttatttttttggttggcAGGTTGATTCAGAATTTTGTCCTCTACCACATACGCgtagttctttttctttttttttttttgcacaacaaACATTTTTGCATCATTTTTAAGAAATCTGTAAATAGTAATTAttctaaaagtatttattttaatattattattgagcTGTGTATGCTGTAAGTGTTTAATTTACAAAAGTGTCAGTTTCATCATCTTATGTTGGGATTGGTACAGATTCTTTCCATTCAGTAGAATGGGTTAAATAGGACACATTTCACTGCGATGCACTGTGCCTGATATTCTGTGTGAATCCCCTCCCAACAAACAATGATAAAGAACAGGGAAACACAGAGCACTCCCTCCAGCCTGGGGTCCAATCTCAAAGCTCTCTGCTCCCACAATCCAGTGGgggtttgtgttgtgttgtgtgaagTATAACTAAGTTAACTGTATTCAAGCCTAGTGCAATTACTGGACTCACCTTTCTCAAGGGCAGTGTCATATGAGAAGAACCACAAAAACCTCAACCCTGCCCAGTAACCCTTGTCAAATAAACAAGCAACATTCACCTGCAGTTCCCTTCTAAACGTTTACCACAGTAGAAGCCCAGCAAAGTGTATAAGtgaataaacatggcaaactgggCTAAACTCTGGTAAATGCCTCGTACacccatgggaaaagcatggaaaaactgcaaaaacactggCAGAGCTTCAAAGGGTTTAGCTGCATTGGAACGATTGTACACTAGAACTGCAACTACATGTGCGCTGTCCACTGGTCTGaactgtgtgtgctctgtgtagCAGCTAGTCTGTTAACCTGAGCGCATGGGATATCCTGAATGTATCACGCTGTGTcttactgtttggttttctgcTCATATCCAGAATCACTCCAAAGACACTCGACTTCGagctacagaatgtattttattcaaaGACTCTGTGCTGATGTAGGTGTCATAACCAGCGGCGCACCTCACACAGTCTCTGTACTGTAAACCGATGATGAGTTTAAAGAATACTCCATGTGTGAATGAGGACAGAAGAAAGTATGCTTTAAAGCAGCAGTTttctattgtatttaattatcattattattatattttttgtttagataaataaatatattaaaacacagtgtttgttttgtcctttGTATCAGAGGCGAGCGACTGGGAAAAGAATTGTGTAAAACCAGAATGGAGTGAAGGGAGTATTGTTTAGTAACAGTATGCATTCATGAGTAGCTCCTGTGCAACCCTTCTGTTGTTCTGCACCCAAGAAGCCCTGTCTGCTTTCACTGGGTTTGTTTCAGGGGCACCACTGTGTTTCATACCACTTGTTAATTGTAGGAACAATACACATTAATGCAGAAATGTCAGCTCTCTCTCTTATTTGCCAGGACTCTCTCGTTTGTTTTCTCTCAGACAGCTCTCTCCTGGATTTTGCTCTAAACTCTCCTGTTAAACCCCTTTTGTGTCAGCAGACCTTTCATTTGTGCAAAGACATGTACTGTCTGCACAGGCGTAATTAACACGAGGGCACAGGGGAAATGCCCCCCTCACTTTGTCAATGATGGGGAAAcgtccccctcacattgcaggtGTACTGGAAGTTTTATTTCATGATAATCTATTGGTATAATCACTACTagtcagtatagaagtcaatgggaaCAAAACTGGAATGGGATCTGGGATCACTGGAGCCGGGtcatgagatggtgttttactaTGAGGATCTGGgtcaggctccactgatccgtaATGCCTGATCCCATCCTGGAGCTGCATACaccttaactagggaaactgaccaatgagaagtgacCATACGTGGCGGGTAGTTCAAAGACCCGGCCTACTAATTTGTATACAGCCTGggatcacagtaatgttggggAAAATGGACTAGTGGGTGGA contains:
- the LOC121330769 gene encoding uncharacterized protein LOC121330769 → MGVNDGRGAALEGGQGAVRREGRSNARLAVFVASQILFNVFCLAICLHYLWISMQTPAPTPEIHLTGKGNYRPSPQPLEFTAYIKADEKVFSLHNKTVLEFHCKGPYFLSLKLHSSLKRLDSSATLTMHNKNEILLSFPVTNKTEDSLKELFQFEAGDRVHFNLTKSAGGENLLPILRELYVDFVYLWGRGYCPNKPGDG